The following proteins are co-located in the Streptomyces bottropensis ATCC 25435 genome:
- a CDS encoding M48 family metalloprotease, translated as MSEPHESEYHREPPAPAHDDLAPHLGRVHLSARHRGVDATTLGRLLLQLPQLLTSLAVVFLVSYAADALFGPPWWIPLGCWVLSGASAFHRPSERLLARRLYRLRYPTPEEDHKLRSAWRQVTARAGVDADTYQLWVEDSPGINAIAAAGHIVGVTSHSVRTLTPGRLAGVLAHELGHHVGGHAWASLLTYWYALPARIAWWLLRRLASRVDRVSVGVTAVVTGVLGAALFALATATYGLILLPLATPYLVAAVSRRAELRADAHAAGLGFAQQLMAVLHEDLDRAATARVSASAMGARFEEEGVMARLLASHPDAHTRLHHLRAHLDNGR; from the coding sequence ATGTCCGAGCCCCACGAATCCGAGTACCACCGAGAACCTCCGGCCCCCGCCCACGACGACCTCGCTCCTCACTTGGGCCGTGTCCACCTGTCGGCCCGCCATCGAGGCGTGGACGCCACCACCCTCGGCCGCCTCCTGCTGCAACTGCCCCAGCTGCTGACGAGCCTGGCCGTCGTCTTCCTGGTGTCGTACGCGGCCGATGCCCTGTTCGGGCCGCCCTGGTGGATCCCGCTCGGCTGCTGGGTGCTCAGCGGAGCGTCGGCCTTCCACCGGCCCAGCGAACGTCTCCTCGCCCGCCGGTTGTACCGGCTGCGGTACCCGACGCCCGAGGAGGACCACAAGCTGAGGTCGGCCTGGCGCCAGGTGACCGCGCGGGCCGGTGTGGACGCGGACACCTACCAGCTGTGGGTGGAGGACAGCCCCGGGATCAACGCCATCGCGGCCGCGGGCCACATCGTCGGAGTCACCAGCCACTCGGTCAGGACGCTGACGCCCGGCCGGCTCGCCGGTGTGCTCGCCCACGAGCTGGGCCACCACGTGGGAGGCCACGCCTGGGCCTCCCTGCTCACCTACTGGTACGCGCTGCCGGCGCGGATCGCCTGGTGGCTGCTGCGCCGACTGGCCTCGCGCGTCGACCGTGTCTCCGTGGGTGTCACCGCGGTGGTGACCGGCGTACTGGGAGCCGCCCTGTTCGCCCTGGCGACGGCCACGTACGGACTGATACTCCTGCCGCTGGCCACGCCCTACCTGGTGGCGGCTGTCTCGCGCCGGGCCGAGCTCCGCGCCGACGCGCACGCGGCCGGGCTCGGCTTCGCCCAGCAGTTGATGGCCGTGCTGCACGAGGATCTCGACCGTGCGGCGACCGCACGCGTCAGTGCCTCGGCCATGGGCGCCCGCTTCGAGGAGGAAGGAGTGATGGCACGGCTCCTCGCCTCCCACCCCGACGCGCATACCCGTCTCCACCACCTGCGGGCCCATCTGGACAACGGCCGCTGA
- a CDS encoding Pycsar system effector family protein — protein sequence MNAVPARGVAEDMRAGAQLLADLRAEIARADTKASVLAGALGIMAGLLGGHRWSPAALSPTAAILWWAGATSLVTALFALLLAVLPRYRRSTWEPGRPLTYFGDIRRAARVDALAAALSETGRDPALGLFLALAETSRIVARKHLWIRTGLIAFGCAAVLLPGSALTT from the coding sequence ATGAACGCCGTACCCGCACGAGGGGTCGCCGAGGACATGCGGGCAGGGGCGCAACTGCTCGCCGATCTGCGAGCCGAGATCGCCCGTGCCGACACCAAGGCCTCCGTCCTCGCCGGCGCCCTCGGCATCATGGCCGGTCTGCTCGGCGGCCACCGGTGGAGCCCGGCCGCGCTCTCCCCCACCGCCGCGATTCTCTGGTGGGCGGGCGCGACCTCGCTGGTCACGGCATTGTTCGCCCTGCTGCTGGCAGTGCTGCCCCGCTACCGCAGAAGCACCTGGGAACCCGGCCGCCCCCTCACCTACTTCGGGGACATACGACGTGCCGCCCGGGTCGACGCTCTCGCCGCGGCCCTGTCGGAGACCGGGCGCGACCCCGCCCTCGGCCTGTTCCTTGCACTGGCCGAGACGAGCCGCATCGTGGCCCGCAAACACCTCTGGATCAGGACGGGCCTGATCGCCTTCGGCTGCGCCGCGGTACTGCTGCCCGGGTCCGCGCTCACGACCTGA
- the rpsL gene encoding 30S ribosomal protein S12, translating to MPTIQQLVRKGRQDKVEKNKTPALEGSPQRRGVCTRVFTTTPKKPNSALRKVARVRLTSGIEVTAYIPGEGHNLQEHSIVLVRGGRVKDLPGVRYKIIRGSLDTQGVKNRKQARSRYGAKKEK from the coding sequence GTGCCTACGATCCAGCAGCTGGTCCGGAAGGGCCGGCAGGACAAGGTCGAGAAGAACAAGACGCCCGCGCTCGAGGGTTCGCCCCAGCGTCGCGGCGTCTGCACGCGTGTGTTCACGACCACCCCGAAGAAGCCGAACTCGGCCCTGCGTAAGGTCGCGCGTGTGCGTCTGACCAGCGGGATCGAGGTCACTGCTTACATTCCGGGTGAGGGACACAACCTGCAGGAGCACTCCATCGTGCTCGTGCGCGGCGGCCGTGTGAAGGACCTGCCCGGTGTTCGCTACAAGATCATCCGCGGTTCGCTTGACACCCAGGGTGTCAAGAACCGCAAGCAGGCCCGCAGCCGCTACGGCGCCAAGAAGGAGAAGTAA
- a CDS encoding DNA-directed RNA polymerase subunit beta', with product MLDVNFFDELRIGLATADDIRQWSHGEVKKPETINYRTLKPEKDGLFCEKIFGPTRDWECYCGKYKRVRFKGIICERCGVEVTRAKVRRERMGHIELAAPVTHIWYFKGVPSRLGYLLDLAPKDLEKVIYFAAYMITYVDEERRTRDLPSLEAHVSVERQQVENRRDADLEARAKKLETDLAELEAEGAKADVRRKVREGAEREMKQLRDRTQREIDRLDEVWTRFKNLKVQDLEGDELLYRELRDRFGTYFDGSMGAAALQKRLESFDLDEEAERLREIIRTGKGQKKTRALKRLKVVSAFLQTSNSPKGMVLDCVPVIPPDLRPMVQLDGGRFATSDLNDLYRRVINRNNRLKRLLDLGAPEIIVNNEKRMLQEAVDALFDNGRRGRPVTGPGNRPLKSLSDMLKGKQGRFRQNLLGKRVDYSARSVIVVGPQLKLHQCGLPKAMALELFKPFVMKRLVDLNHAQNIKSAKRMVERGRTVVYDVLEEVIAEHPVLLNRAPTLHRLGIQAFEPQLVEGKAIQIHPLVCTAFNADFDGDQMAVHLPLSAEAQAEARILMLSSNNILKPADGRPVTMPTQDMVLGLFFLTTDGELRDTKGEGRSFASTAEAIMAFDAGELALQSQVDIRFPVGTIPPRGWMPPAREEGEPEWQQGDSFRLNTTLGRALFNELLPEDYPFVDYSVGKKQLSEIVNDLAERYPKVIVAATLDNLKAAGFFWATRSGVTVAISDVVVPEAKKEIVKGYEAQDEKVQKQYERGLITKEERTQELIAIWTKATNEVAEAMNANFPKTNPIFMMVDSGARGNMMQMRQIAGMRGLVSNAKNETIPRPIKASFREGLSVLEYFISTHGARKGLADTALRTADSGYLTRRLVDVSQDVIIREEDCGTERGLKLRIASKDETGVLRKAEDVETSVYARMLAEDVVIDGKVIAPANVDLGDVLIDQLVHHGVEEVKTRSILTCESKVGTCAMCYGRSLATGKLVDIGEAVGIIAAQSIGEPGTQLTMRTFHTGGVAGDDITQGLPRVVELFEARTPKGVAPISEAAGRVRIEETEKTKKIVITPDDGSDETAFPISKRARLLVSEGEHVEVGQKLTVGATNPHDVLRILGQRAVQVHLVGEVQKVYNSQGVSIHDKHIEIIIRQMLRRVTIIESGDAELLPGELVERSKFETENRRVVQEGGHPASGRPQLMGITKASLATESWLSAASFQETTRVLTDAAINAKSDSLIGLKENVIIGKLIPAGTGLSRYRNIRVEPTEEAKAAMYSAVGYDDIDYSPFGTGSGQAVPLEDYDYGPYNQ from the coding sequence GTGCTCGACGTCAACTTCTTCGACGAGCTCCGGATCGGTCTGGCCACCGCTGACGACATCCGTCAGTGGAGCCACGGCGAGGTCAAGAAGCCCGAGACGATCAACTACCGCACGCTCAAGCCCGAAAAGGACGGACTCTTCTGCGAGAAGATCTTCGGTCCGACCCGGGACTGGGAGTGCTACTGCGGCAAGTACAAGCGCGTCCGCTTCAAGGGCATCATCTGTGAGCGCTGCGGCGTCGAGGTCACGCGTGCCAAGGTGCGACGTGAGCGGATGGGCCACATCGAACTGGCCGCGCCCGTCACCCACATCTGGTACTTCAAGGGCGTTCCGTCGCGGCTGGGCTACCTGCTCGACCTCGCCCCGAAGGACCTGGAGAAGGTCATCTACTTCGCGGCGTACATGATCACGTACGTCGACGAGGAGCGCCGCACCCGCGACCTGCCCTCGCTGGAGGCCCACGTCTCCGTCGAGCGTCAGCAGGTGGAGAACCGCCGGGACGCCGACCTGGAGGCCCGCGCCAAGAAGCTCGAGACCGACCTGGCCGAGCTGGAGGCCGAGGGCGCCAAGGCCGACGTGCGCCGCAAGGTGCGCGAGGGCGCCGAGCGTGAGATGAAGCAGCTGCGCGACCGTACGCAGCGCGAGATCGACCGTCTCGACGAGGTGTGGACCCGGTTCAAGAACCTCAAGGTCCAGGACCTGGAGGGCGACGAACTCCTCTACCGCGAGCTGCGTGACCGCTTCGGCACGTACTTCGACGGCTCGATGGGTGCCGCGGCGCTGCAGAAGCGCCTGGAGTCCTTCGACCTGGACGAGGAGGCCGAGCGCCTCCGCGAGATCATCCGTACCGGCAAGGGCCAGAAGAAGACCCGTGCGCTCAAGCGCCTCAAGGTCGTCTCCGCGTTCCTGCAGACCAGCAACAGCCCCAAGGGCATGGTGCTGGACTGCGTGCCGGTCATCCCGCCGGACCTCCGCCCGATGGTGCAGCTGGACGGTGGCCGCTTCGCGACCTCCGACCTGAACGACCTGTACCGCCGTGTGATCAACCGGAACAACCGACTGAAGCGGCTTCTCGACCTCGGCGCGCCCGAGATCATCGTGAACAACGAGAAGCGCATGCTCCAGGAGGCCGTCGACGCGCTGTTCGACAACGGCCGTCGTGGCCGCCCGGTCACCGGTCCCGGCAACCGCCCCCTGAAGTCCCTGAGCGACATGCTCAAGGGCAAGCAGGGCCGTTTCCGTCAGAACCTGCTCGGCAAGCGTGTGGACTACTCCGCGCGTTCCGTGATCGTCGTCGGTCCGCAGCTGAAGCTGCACCAGTGCGGTCTGCCGAAGGCGATGGCGCTGGAGCTGTTCAAGCCGTTCGTGATGAAGCGGCTCGTGGACCTCAACCACGCGCAGAACATCAAGTCGGCCAAGCGCATGGTCGAGCGCGGCCGCACCGTGGTGTACGACGTCCTCGAAGAGGTCATCGCCGAGCACCCGGTGCTGCTGAACCGTGCGCCCACCCTGCACCGCCTCGGCATCCAGGCCTTCGAGCCGCAGCTGGTCGAGGGCAAGGCCATCCAGATCCACCCGCTCGTCTGCACCGCGTTCAACGCGGACTTCGACGGTGACCAGATGGCCGTGCACCTGCCGCTCTCCGCGGAGGCGCAGGCCGAGGCCCGCATCCTGATGCTGTCCTCGAACAACATCCTCAAGCCCGCCGACGGCCGTCCGGTGACGATGCCGACCCAGGACATGGTCCTCGGTCTGTTCTTCCTCACCACCGACGGCGAGCTGCGTGACACCAAGGGCGAGGGGCGTTCGTTCGCCTCCACGGCCGAGGCGATCATGGCGTTCGACGCCGGTGAGCTGGCGCTGCAGTCCCAGGTGGACATCCGCTTCCCGGTGGGCACCATCCCGCCGCGTGGCTGGATGCCGCCGGCGCGCGAGGAGGGCGAGCCGGAGTGGCAGCAGGGTGACAGCTTCCGTCTGAACACCACGCTCGGCCGTGCGCTCTTCAACGAGCTGCTGCCCGAGGACTACCCGTTCGTCGACTACTCGGTGGGCAAGAAGCAGCTCTCCGAGATCGTCAACGACCTGGCCGAGCGCTACCCCAAGGTCATCGTGGCGGCGACGCTCGACAACCTGAAGGCGGCCGGCTTCTTCTGGGCGACCCGTTCCGGTGTCACCGTGGCCATCTCCGACGTCGTCGTTCCCGAGGCGAAGAAGGAGATCGTCAAGGGCTACGAGGCGCAGGACGAGAAGGTCCAGAAGCAGTACGAGCGCGGTCTGATCACCAAGGAAGAGCGCACGCAGGAGCTCATCGCGATCTGGACCAAGGCGACCAACGAGGTCGCCGAGGCGATGAACGCGAACTTCCCGAAGACGAACCCCATCTTCATGATGGTCGACTCGGGCGCCCGCGGAAACATGATGCAGATGCGTCAGATCGCCGGTATGCGTGGTCTGGTGTCGAACGCCAAGAACGAGACGATCCCGCGTCCCATCAAGGCGTCCTTCCGCGAGGGCCTGTCCGTGCTGGAGTACTTCATCTCCACGCACGGTGCCCGTAAGGGTCTGGCGGACACCGCCCTGCGTACCGCCGACTCGGGTTACCTGACCCGTCGTCTGGTGGACGTCTCGCAGGACGTCATCATCCGCGAGGAGGACTGCGGCACCGAGCGCGGTCTGAAGCTGCGGATCGCCTCGAAGGACGAGACCGGGGTCCTGCGCAAGGCCGAGGACGTCGAGACCAGCGTCTACGCCCGCATGCTCGCCGAGGACGTCGTCATCGACGGCAAGGTGATCGCGCCGGCCAACGTGGACCTGGGCGACGTGCTCATCGACCAGCTCGTGCACCACGGTGTCGAGGAGGTCAAGACCCGCTCGATCCTGACCTGTGAGTCCAAGGTCGGCACGTGTGCCATGTGCTACGGCCGCTCCCTGGCCACCGGCAAGCTGGTCGACATCGGTGAGGCGGTCGGCATCATCGCCGCCCAGTCCATCGGTGAGCCCGGTACCCAGCTGACGATGCGTACCTTCCACACCGGTGGTGTGGCCGGTGACGACATCACGCAGGGTCTGCCGCGTGTCGTCGAGCTCTTCGAGGCCCGTACGCCCAAGGGTGTCGCGCCGATCTCCGAGGCGGCCGGTCGCGTCCGCATCGAGGAGACGGAGAAGACCAAGAAGATCGTCATCACGCCGGACGACGGCAGCGACGAGACGGCGTTCCCGATCTCGAAGCGCGCCCGTCTGCTGGTGAGCGAGGGCGAGCACGTCGAGGTGGGCCAGAAGCTCACCGTGGGTGCCACCAACCCGCACGACGTGCTGCGCATCCTGGGTCAGCGTGCCGTCCAGGTCCACCTGGTCGGCGAGGTCCAGAAGGTCTACAACTCGCAGGGTGTGTCGATCCACGACAAGCACATCGAGATCATCATCCGGCAGATGCTCCGCCGCGTGACGATCATCGAGTCCGGCGACGCCGAGCTGCTGCCCGGTGAGCTGGTCGAGCGCTCGAAGTTCGAGACCGAGAACCGTCGTGTGGTCCAGGAGGGCGGTCACCCGGCCTCCGGTCGTCCGCAGCTGATGGGTATCACCAAGGCCTCGCTGGCGACGGAATCCTGGCTGTCGGCCGCCTCCTTCCAGGAGACGACCCGAGTCCTGACGGACGCGGCGATCAACGCCAAGTCCGACAGCCTCATCGGCCTCAAGGAGAACGTCATCATCGGTAAGCTCATCCCGGCCGGTACGGGTCTGTCCCGCTACCGCAACATCCGGGTCGAGCCGACCGAGGAGGCCAAGGCCGCGATGTACTCGGCCGTCGGCTACGACGACATCGACTACTCGCCGTTCGGCACGGGCTCCGGCCAGGCCGTCCCGCTGGAGGACTACGACTACGGTCCGTACAACCAGTAG
- the rpoB gene encoding DNA-directed RNA polymerase subunit beta, translating into MAASRNASTSNTNPAASTAPLRISFAKIKEPLEVPNLLALQTESFDWLLGNTAWQSRVEEALENGQDVPTKSGLEEIFEEISPIEDFSGSMSLTFRDHRFEPPKNSIDECKDRDFTYAAPLFVTAEFTNNETGEIKSQTVFMGDFPLMTHKGTFVINGTERVVVSQLVRSPGVYFDSSIDKTSDKDIFSAKIIPSRGAWLEMEIDKRDMVGVRIDRKRKQSVTVLLKALGWTTEQILEEFGEYESMRATLEKDHTQGQDDALLDIYRKLRPGEPPTREAAQTLLENLYFNPKRYDLAKVGRYKVNKKLGAEAPLDAGVLTVEDVISTIKYLVKLHAGETETAADNGQTIVVETDDIDHFGNRRLRSVGELIQNQVRTGLARMERVVRERMTTQDVEAITPQTLINIRPVVASIKEFFGTSQLSQFMDQNNPLSGLTHKRRLSALGPGGLSRERAGFEVRDVHPSHYGRMCPIETPEGPNIGLIGSLASYGRVNAFGFVETPYRRVTDGIVTDEVDYLTADEEDRFVIAQANATLDDDMRFTENRVLVRRRGGEVDYVPGDDVDYMDVSPRQMVSVATAMIPFLEHDDANRALMGANMMRQAVPLIKSEAPLVGTGMEYRSAVDAGDVVKAEKAGVVQEVSADYITTTNDDGTYITYRLAKFARSNQGTSVNQKVIVNEGDRIIEGQVLADGPATENGEMALGKNLLVAFMPWEGHNYEDAIILSQRLVQDDVLSSIHIEEHEVDARDTKLGPEEITRDIPNVSEEVLADLDERGIIRIGAEVVAGDILVGKVTPKGETELTPEERLLRAIFGEKAREVRDTSLKVPHGEIGKVIGVRVFDREEGDELPPGVNQLVRVYVAQKRKITDGDKLAGRHGNKGVISKILPIEDMPFLEDGTPVDIILNPLGVPSRMNPGQVLEIHLGWLASRGWDVSGLGDDWAKRLQVIGADSVAPGTNVATPVFDGAREDELAGLLQHTIPNRDGERMVQPTGKARMFDGRSGEPFPDPISIGYMYILKLHHLVDDKLHARSTGPYSMITQQPLGGKAQFGGQRFGEMEVWALEAYGAAYALQELLTIKSDDVTGRVKVYEAIVKGENIPEPGIPESFKVLIKEMQSLCLNVEVLSSDGMSIEMRDTDEDVFRAAEELGIDLSRREPSSVEEV; encoded by the coding sequence TTGGCCGCCTCGCGCAACGCCTCGACCTCGAATACGAACCCCGCCGCCAGCACTGCCCCGCTGCGCATCTCTTTTGCAAAGATCAAGGAGCCTCTCGAGGTTCCCAACCTGCTCGCGCTGCAGACCGAGAGCTTTGACTGGCTGCTCGGCAACACCGCCTGGCAGAGTCGGGTCGAGGAGGCTCTGGAGAACGGACAGGACGTCCCCACCAAGTCCGGCCTGGAGGAGATCTTCGAGGAGATCTCGCCGATCGAGGACTTCTCCGGGTCGATGTCGCTGACGTTCCGCGACCACCGTTTCGAGCCGCCGAAGAACAGCATCGACGAGTGCAAGGACCGCGACTTCACGTACGCGGCCCCGCTGTTCGTCACCGCCGAGTTCACCAACAACGAGACCGGCGAGATCAAGTCCCAGACGGTCTTCATGGGCGACTTCCCGCTCATGACCCACAAGGGCACCTTCGTCATCAACGGCACCGAGCGTGTCGTGGTGTCGCAGTTGGTCCGTTCGCCGGGTGTCTACTTCGACTCCTCCATCGACAAGACGTCCGACAAGGACATCTTCTCCGCCAAGATCATCCCGTCCCGGGGTGCCTGGCTGGAGATGGAGATCGACAAGCGCGACATGGTCGGTGTGCGTATCGACCGCAAGCGCAAGCAGTCCGTGACCGTCCTCCTCAAGGCACTCGGCTGGACCACCGAGCAGATCCTGGAGGAGTTCGGCGAGTACGAGTCCATGCGCGCCACCCTGGAGAAGGACCACACCCAGGGGCAGGACGACGCGCTGCTCGACATCTACCGCAAGCTGCGTCCGGGCGAGCCCCCCACGCGTGAGGCCGCGCAGACGCTTCTTGAGAACCTGTACTTCAACCCCAAGCGTTACGACCTCGCGAAGGTCGGCCGCTACAAGGTCAACAAGAAGCTGGGTGCGGAGGCTCCGCTCGACGCGGGCGTCCTGACCGTCGAGGACGTCATCTCGACGATCAAGTACCTGGTGAAGCTGCACGCGGGCGAGACCGAGACGGCCGCCGACAACGGCCAGACGATCGTCGTCGAGACCGACGACATCGACCACTTCGGCAACCGTCGTCTGCGCAGCGTCGGCGAGCTCATCCAGAACCAGGTCCGTACGGGTCTGGCGCGTATGGAGCGTGTCGTCCGCGAGCGCATGACGACCCAGGACGTCGAGGCGATCACGCCCCAGACCCTGATCAACATCCGGCCGGTCGTCGCCTCCATCAAGGAGTTCTTCGGCACCAGCCAGCTGTCGCAGTTCATGGACCAGAACAACCCGCTGTCGGGTCTGACGCACAAGCGTCGTCTCTCGGCGCTGGGTCCCGGTGGTCTGTCCCGTGAGCGGGCCGGCTTCGAGGTCCGTGACGTGCACCCCTCGCACTACGGCCGCATGTGCCCGATCGAGACGCCCGAAGGCCCGAACATCGGTCTGATCGGCTCGCTCGCCTCCTACGGCCGCGTCAACGCGTTCGGTTTCGTGGAGACGCCGTACCGCCGGGTCACCGACGGCATCGTCACCGACGAGGTCGACTACCTGACGGCCGACGAGGAGGACCGCTTCGTCATCGCGCAGGCCAACGCCACGCTCGACGACGACATGCGCTTCACCGAGAACCGCGTCCTGGTCCGCCGCCGTGGCGGTGAGGTCGACTACGTCCCCGGTGACGACGTCGACTACATGGACGTCTCGCCGCGCCAGATGGTGTCGGTCGCGACCGCCATGATCCCCTTCCTGGAGCACGACGACGCCAACCGTGCCCTCATGGGCGCGAACATGATGCGTCAGGCCGTGCCGCTCATCAAGAGCGAGGCCCCGCTCGTCGGCACCGGCATGGAGTACCGCTCCGCCGTCGACGCCGGCGACGTGGTCAAGGCCGAGAAGGCGGGTGTGGTCCAGGAGGTCTCCGCGGACTACATCACCACCACCAACGACGACGGCACGTACATCACGTACCGCCTGGCCAAGTTCGCCCGTTCCAACCAGGGCACCTCGGTCAACCAGAAGGTCATCGTCAACGAGGGCGACCGGATCATCGAGGGCCAGGTCCTGGCCGACGGTCCGGCCACCGAGAACGGCGAGATGGCGCTGGGCAAGAACCTGCTCGTGGCGTTCATGCCGTGGGAGGGTCACAACTACGAGGACGCGATCATCCTGTCGCAGCGCCTCGTGCAGGACGACGTCCTCTCCTCGATCCACATCGAGGAGCACGAGGTCGACGCCCGTGACACCAAGCTCGGCCCCGAAGAGATCACCCGGGACATCCCGAACGTCTCCGAGGAGGTCCTCGCCGACCTCGACGAGCGCGGCATCATCCGTATCGGTGCCGAGGTCGTCGCCGGTGACATCCTCGTCGGCAAGGTCACGCCCAAGGGTGAGACCGAGCTGACCCCCGAGGAGCGTCTGCTCCGCGCGATCTTCGGTGAGAAGGCGCGCGAGGTCCGTGACACCTCGCTGAAGGTGCCGCACGGCGAGATCGGCAAGGTCATCGGCGTCCGCGTCTTCGACCGCGAGGAGGGCGACGAGCTTCCCCCCGGTGTGAACCAGCTGGTGCGCGTGTACGTGGCGCAGAAGCGCAAGATCACCGACGGTGACAAGCTCGCCGGCCGTCACGGCAACAAGGGCGTCATCTCGAAGATCCTGCCGATCGAGGACATGCCGTTCCTGGAGGACGGCACCCCGGTCGACATCATCCTCAACCCGCTCGGCGTCCCGTCCCGAATGAACCCGGGACAGGTCCTGGAGATCCACCTCGGCTGGCTCGCCAGCCGCGGCTGGGACGTCTCCGGTCTCGGCGACGACTGGGCGAAGCGTCTGCAGGTCATCGGCGCCGACTCCGTCGCCCCCGGCACCAACGTCGCGACCCCGGTCTTCGACGGTGCCCGCGAGGACGAGCTGGCCGGCCTGCTCCAGCACACCATCCCGAACCGCGACGGCGAGCGCATGGTGCAGCCGACCGGCAAGGCGAGGATGTTCGACGGCCGCTCCGGTGAGCCGTTCCCGGACCCGATCTCCATCGGGTACATGTACATCCTCAAGCTCCACCACCTGGTCGACGACAAGCTGCACGCCCGGTCGACCGGTCCGTACTCGATGATCACCCAGCAGCCGCTGGGTGGTAAGGCCCAGTTCGGTGGCCAGCGCTTCGGTGAGATGGAGGTGTGGGCGCTGGAGGCTTATGGCGCCGCGTACGCCCTCCAGGAGCTGCTGACCATCAAGTCCGACGACGTGACCGGCCGCGTGAAGGTCTACGAGGCCATCGTCAAGGGCGAGAACATTCCCGAGCCCGGCATCCCCGAGTCCTTCAAGGTGCTCATCAAGGAGATGCAGTCCCTGTGCCTCAACGTGGAGGTGCTGTCCTCGGACGGCATGTCCATCGAGATGCGCGACACCGACGAGGACGTCTTCCGCGCTGCGGAGGAGCTTGGCATCGACCTGTCCCGGCGTGAGCCGAGCAGCGTCGAAGAGGTCTGA
- a CDS encoding Crp/Fnr family transcriptional regulator, whose translation MTWGTADRRTHAWDDDGFDDRVPFLARLEKDDRVALLTTGRPLRYRARSVIMHQDEPSTHVVLLLHGWTKVTAIAANGYEALLALRGPGDIVGEGAALSGRHRAATVTALEAIEAVAIDRSRFTAFLAGSPQVSLQLLGLTTDRQRSTDRRRLEWAALSVRERLAVLLLELTRTHGTRTDEGIELTIGLSQQEFAGSVGSSREAVARLLKELRTRQVVVTRRRRIVVLRPDVLRRIIGEGSA comes from the coding sequence ATGACCTGGGGGACGGCCGACAGACGTACACACGCCTGGGACGACGACGGGTTCGACGACCGCGTGCCCTTCCTCGCCCGTCTGGAGAAGGACGACCGCGTCGCTCTGCTGACCACCGGCCGTCCCCTGCGCTACCGGGCCCGCAGCGTGATCATGCACCAGGACGAACCGTCCACCCACGTGGTGCTCCTCCTGCACGGCTGGACCAAGGTCACCGCCATCGCGGCCAACGGCTACGAGGCGTTGCTCGCCCTGCGCGGCCCCGGCGACATCGTCGGCGAGGGTGCCGCGCTCAGCGGGCGGCACCGGGCGGCCACCGTGACGGCCCTGGAGGCGATCGAGGCGGTGGCCATCGACCGGTCCCGCTTCACCGCGTTCCTCGCCGGCAGTCCCCAGGTCTCCTTGCAGCTGCTGGGGCTGACCACCGATCGCCAGCGGTCGACCGACCGCCGTCGCCTGGAATGGGCGGCCCTCAGCGTGCGCGAACGGCTGGCCGTGCTGTTGCTCGAACTCACGCGCACCCACGGCACCCGTACCGACGAGGGCATCGAACTCACCATCGGGCTCAGCCAGCAGGAGTTCGCCGGCTCGGTGGGCTCCTCGCGCGAGGCCGTGGCCCGCTTGCTCAAGGAGCTGCGGACCAGGCAGGTCGTGGTCACCAGGCGCCGCCGCATCGTCGTTCTCCGCCCGGACGTGCTGCGTCGCATCATCGGTGAGGGCTCCGCCTGA
- a CDS encoding DUF1707 and DUF4190 domain-containing protein → MLAAHADRERAVDVLKAGFSEGRLPQDEYERRVERAYRARTVGELSLLVADLPQGPSGMQPTVMGAPVPRTFMPAPLPPPMTNGKAVGSMVCGVLTTMTMGLTGIPAVILGHTARAEIKRTGEGGDGFALAGIILGWLSVAGWAFFLVLIAVLETSATP, encoded by the coding sequence ATGCTCGCCGCGCACGCCGACCGTGAGCGTGCCGTGGATGTACTGAAGGCCGGGTTCAGCGAGGGCCGCCTTCCGCAGGACGAGTACGAGAGGCGCGTCGAGAGGGCCTACAGGGCGCGCACAGTGGGGGAGCTGTCCCTTCTGGTCGCCGACCTGCCGCAGGGGCCCTCGGGGATGCAGCCGACCGTCATGGGCGCTCCGGTGCCCAGGACGTTCATGCCGGCGCCCCTGCCGCCCCCGATGACCAACGGCAAGGCCGTGGGCTCCATGGTGTGCGGCGTGCTCACCACCATGACGATGGGGCTCACCGGCATTCCCGCAGTCATTCTCGGCCACACCGCCCGCGCCGAGATCAAACGTACGGGCGAGGGCGGTGACGGCTTCGCGCTGGCGGGGATCATCCTCGGCTGGCTCTCCGTGGCCGGCTGGGCCTTCTTCCTCGTCCTCATCGCCGTTCTGGAGACGTCCGCGACCCCCTGA